In Octopus bimaculoides isolate UCB-OBI-ISO-001 chromosome 26, ASM119413v2, whole genome shotgun sequence, the following are encoded in one genomic region:
- the LOC106876517 gene encoding serine-rich adhesin for platelets yields MTKFLNVVIAILSAGLIIQYLFGFTAFLVYCACLVSCYLFLKQTGPSQPEEESLWLSTVVNFCQNFGRNIPDKCGKVVKADGSKGNLYPNLNWSNRNEKLWDNKHRQNTISSVLAAMFGEGRTSFSLFSLFKRNNKDGGASKTPSSSDGIRYISRKRNLNKRSTAVDGDLPGSSPMARCTAYTPMSPRHHQRHRNRSTNMNTPNEQLRTNSGGGKFRSPGTNSGNRTYLLSPLPRFHRTAPEMQERPVISPVGFTPHALQRPEVCYPSRSVPGVLPLVNLEKKIKIPLLETNVNKLRSPVTVRIAPPETGAIHSPKFTSLKHDIPTATSPGDVLTALREGSRKRANTEEESVIMINSLNAKRRRQESNHSTASSSSSIPSLSDFLPDLALCNFSPSYMSPDTARYMSSPAVSAAMSVDESGSGGGGGTGSSKRPAAYCLHSPNSEGSPNLKRSRYRSKNNPILSSLSSSHRYMKRQKEIRKRKLSDSADDGSFQHLRQSKENYEDISELETEKPLGKVMKPSLDLSGKEDSLVDTSSEKLPEHTPQLTSNTSPGESKKTAADLPRRKLLSFTTPGVNLDKLSYANVYATKQDYENDRKAEQERVEKMLDSIANDKASNTDKDLMIAKTGIEISKNLISSTKSLETSTSKSSTDASQTTATTSGSLSLSSPSSLLSSAAPAATTTTTTTTAWSVTASLSPKSIATTTTLTSSPSSSEQPTRLTSNTTSINSMITPLPSLSTSVYPKASDAKLTAPSSSSSPSSSSSPTSQIQMKSNFPFNSKVTSPSSSTTAQPSVSLTAPQPSTTCTTVSSSSLPGTSSNSGFQFIITSSPNVTAAPTGSFPANVSSPFSAPSASLSVPPVSPVSSPLSTPSATTTIDAMKSPSSSTSAPSTAGFSVSPKAGFAFPTTIGNLFGAGTSVVSSAATTPAAAQKVDATNASPASFPSFKADTSPSTGSNVISTSATNTSGLFVFGNAAASQNEPTSNTAAASSVAFGAPNTTPAKFVFNASSNTTTITSTTTTATTTTAAFGGFSLPFGTSSSTAAPVFGASTSTAAPVFGASTSTAAPVFGASTSTAAPVFGASTSSTTPVFGASTSATAPVFGGSTSSTAPVFGASTSTTTPVFGASTSTTTPVFGTSSSSATPVFGASTSTTTPVFGASTSAAPSIFGSSTSTTAPVFGAVSSTTAPVFGSSTTSAPIFGTSTTKTSQVFGASPSAAAPIFGSPSTATSSGLGTSTSSIFGASTSLPAPVFRVPSSTVSSIFGSSSTTTATPAATNTTATTAAAAPSSNSIFKVPQTAAASPIFGGSSIVSTATVFATPATALNIFSTPTATASSAFGAPSMVASTKTLSSTTKPAAAAIFSNPSTFGSFKDASQTGQAQAAAPSATTNVFGSNTSSPSAGFNFALINSTSKPPSSIFGSANAQSPTPAVIFGSSGQQQQQQQQQQQKPDQKFNFALNSNSGSQVPFGNQPTPFRSGFESKPSIFSGQPGAAESTAVKPPAIFGQVPNTTAATGPAASMAKPLFGPLNTPGFAATPNAQSGGNPAIFGGPVATATATTKPADGANAQNTKIFTFGKTPSTQSGTSQGYDFSASMAGTSQFNFGQTTAMFNVGSGSTAPKMRSNNKARRRGGKK; encoded by the exons ATGACTAAATTTCTAAATGTGGTAATCGCTATCCTATCAGCAGGTTTAATCATTCAATATCTGTTTGGATTTACAGCATTTCTAGTGTACTGCGCATGTCTAGTAAGTTGCTACTTGTTTCTGAAGCAAACTGGGCCTTCCCAACCGGAGGAGGAGAGTCTCTGGCTTTCTACTGTGGTCAACTTCTGCCAGAACTTTGGCCGAAATATACCCGACAAGTGTGGCAAAGTCGTCAAAGCAGACGGCTCGAAAGGAAACCTATATCCGAATTTGAACTGGAGCAATCGAAACGAAAAACTTTGGGACAACAAACACCGTCAAAATACGATTTCATCTGTCTTGGCTGCTATGTTTGGAGAAGGTAGGACAAGCTTctctttgttttcactgtttaagcGAAACAATAAGGATGGTGGGGCCTCGAAAACGCCTTCGTCTTCCGATGGGATCCGCTATATTAGTCGGAAGAGAAACCTCAACAAAAGAAGTACTGCAGTTGACGGTGATTTGCCTGGTTCATCTCCGATGGCGAGATGCACAGCCTACACACCGATGTCTCCCAGACATCACCAGCGACATAGAAACAGAAGCACTAATATGAACACACCTAACGAACAATTAAGGACTAACAGCGGTGGTGGGAAATTCCGTAGTCCTGGTACCAACAGTGGTAATAGGACTTATCTCTTGTCGCCGCTCCCTCGTTTCCATAGAACAGCACCAGAAATGCAAGAAAG GCCAGTAATAAGTCCAGTTGGTTTCACCCCTCATGCCTTGCAACGACCAGAAGTCTGTTACCCTTCCAGAAGTGTACCAGGTGTCCTACCACTTGTCAATctagaaaagaaaatcaagattCCACTTCTTGAGACAAATGTCAACAAATTACGGAGTCCAGTGACTGTTCGGATTGCACCACCGGAAACTGGAGCCATCCATAGTCCAAA GTTTACTTCTCTGAAACATGATATACCAACCGCAACTAGTCCTGGAGATGTCTTGACTGCACTACGAGAAGGCAG CCGAAAACGGGCCAACACTGAAGAGGAGTCGGTGATCATGATTAACAGCTTGAATGCTAAAAGGCG GCGTCAAGAAAGTAACCATTCTACTGCTTCATCTTCCTCATCTATACCGTCACTCTCTGATTTCCTTCCGGATCTTGCCCTGTGTAACTTCTCACCAAGCTACATGTCCCCTGACACCGCACGCTACATGTCATCACCAGCTGTTTCGGCAGCCATGTCCGTTGACGAAAgtggcagtggcggcggcggcggcaccGGCAGCAGCAAGCGTCCAGCAGCCTATTGTCTTCATTCTCCAAATTCAGAAGGGTCACCAAATCTAAAACGTTCTCGTTACAGATCCAAAAATAACCCTATTCTAAGTTCATTGAGTTCGAGCCACCGGTATATGAAACGGCAG AAAGAAATTCGAAAGCGCAAGCTTTCTGACTCAGCTGATGATGGTTCCTTCCAGCATCTGAGACAATCCAAGGAAAACTATGAGGACATTTCTGAACTAGAAACAGAGAAACCTCTTgg CAAAGTTATGAAACCAAGCCTGGACCTATCAGGGAAAGAAGACAGTCTTGTAGACACCTCATCAGAGAAACTACCTGAACACACACCTCAG ttaACAAGTAACACAAGTCCTGGGGAAAGTAAAAAAACTGCAGCAGATCTCCCTAGGAGGAAGCTTTTAAGTTTTACCACACCAGGTGTTAATTTGGACAAA CTATCATATGCTAATGTTTACGCAACCAAGCAAGATTATGAGAACGACCGCAAAGCTGAACAGGAGAGGGTTGAAAAGATGCTGGATAGTATTGCCAATGACAAGGCTTCAAATACAGACAAagacctcatgattgcaaagaCAG gCATTGAGATCTCTAAAAACTTAATTTCTTCTACAAAATCTCTGGAAACTTCTACCAGCAAATCCTCAACAGATGCCAGTCAAACAACTGCAACCACTTCTGgctctttgtctctgtcttctCCATCATCCCTTCTCTCATCAGctgcaccagcagcaacaacaacaacaaccactacaacagCCTGGTCTGTAACAGCATCGTTGTCGCCTAAGTCCATAGCAACTACTACAACTCtcacttcatcaccatcatcatcagaacAGCCCACCCGCCTCACATCCAACACTACATCAATCAATTCCATGATCACACCCTTACCTTCATTATCAACGTCAGTTTATCCAAAGGCTTCAG ATGCCAAACtcacagcaccatcatcatcatcatcgccgtcgtcgtcatcatcaccaacctCACAAATCCAGATGAAAAGCAATTTTCCATTCAACTCAAAAGTGACGAGTCCTTCAAGTTCAACAACAGCACAGCCTAGTGTATCTCTAACTGCTCCCCAACCGAGCACAACTTGTACAACTGTCAGCAGTTCCAGCCTTCCAGGAACCAGTTCGAATTCTGGTTTTCAATTTATTATCACATCCAGTCCAAATGTTACAGCTGCCCCTACAGGATCTTTTCCTGCTAACGTCAGCTCCCCATTTAGTGCACCCAGTGCCTCTCTGAGTGTGCCACCTGTCTCCCCAGTTTCTTCTCCATTGTCAACTCCATCAGCCACCACTACTATTGATGCCATGAAGTCTCCATCCTCTTCCACTTCGGCCCCTTCAACTGCAGGTTTTTCTGTCAGTCCAAAAGCAGGCTTTGCGTTTCCTACAACCATTGGAAATCTTTTTGGTGCAGGTACTTCTGTCGTGAGCTCAGCCGCCACAACCCCAGCGGCTGCACAGAAAGTAGATGCAACGAATGCATCGCCTGCCAGTTTCCCGTCTTTTAAAGCAGACACTAGTCCGAGTACCGGCTCAAATGTCATTTCAACCTCAGCAACAAACACATCAGGATTATTTGTATTTGGAAATGCTGCAGCCAGCCAGAATGAGCCAACCAGCAACACTGCAGCTGCATCTTCTGTTGCATTTGGTGCACCAAACACTACCCCTGCAAAATTTGTCTTTAATGCATCCTctaatactaccaccattactagcactactactactgccactactacaacAGCTGCCTTTGGGGGGTTCTCATTACCCTTTGGAACCTCCTCTTCTACTGCTGCTCCTGTCTTTGGAGCTTCCACTTCTACCGCTGCTCCTGTCTTTGGAGCCTCCACCTCTACTGCTGCTCCTGTCTTTGGGGCCtctacttctactgctgctcCTGTCTTTGGAGCCTCCACCTCTTCCACTACCCCTGTCTTTGGAGCCTCGACTTCTGCCACTGCTCCTGTCTTTGGAGGCTCCACTTCTTCTACTGCTCCTGTCTTTGGAGCCTCCACTTCTACCACTACTCCTGTCTTTGGAGCCTCCACTTCTACCACTACTCCTGTCTTTGGAACCTCCTCTTCTTCAGCTACTCCTGTCTTTGGAGCCTCCACTTCTACGACTACTCCTGTCTTTGGAGCTTCCACATCTGCCGCACCTTCTATCTTTGGATCTTCCACTTCTACCACTGCCCCTGTTTTTGGAGCTGTTTCTTCTACCACTGCTCCTGTCTTTGGATCATCTACTACCTCTGCACCTATCTTTGGTACTTCTACAACCAAAACTTCACAAGTATTTGGTGCTTCCCCTTCTGCAGCTGCCCCTATTTTTGGCTCTCCTTCAACTGCTACTTCATCTGGTCTAGGTACATCTACATCATCTATCTTTGGGGCTTCCACCTCCTTACCTGCACCTGTTTTCAGAGTTCCTTCTTCTACCGTGTCCTCCATCTTTGGGTCTTCAAGCACCAccacagcaacaccagcagcaaccaACACTACAGCGACAACTGCTGCAGCAGCACCATCTTCAAATTCTATCTTTAAAGTACCTCAAACGGCTGCAGCATCACCAATCTTTGGTGGCTCTAGCATCGTCAGCACTGCTACTGTCTTTGCTACACCAGCTACAGCACTGAACATCTTCAGCACACCTACAGCCACCGCAAGCTCTGCGTTTGGTGCACCCAGCATGGTTGCATCTACAAAGACGCTTTCCTCGACAACCAAACCTGCTGCTGCAGCCATATTCTCAAACCCTTCCACATTTGGCAGCTTCAAAGATGCATCTCAGACAGGCCAGGCCCAAGCTGCTGCTCCTTCAGCCACCACAAATGTTTTCGGCTCCAATACTTCCAGCCCATCTGCTGGGTTTAATTTTGCTCTTATCAATTCCACAAGTAAACCTCCTTCGAGTATATTTGGCTCAGCTAATGCACAG TCTCCAACACCAGCTGTCATCTTTGGCAGTagtggacaacaacaacaacagcagcagcagcagcagcaaaagcctGACCAGAAGTTTAATTTCGCTCTCAATTCCAACAGCGGAAGTCAAGTTCCTTTTGGGAATCAACCAACTCCTTTTAGATCTGGGTTTGAAAGCAAACCCAGCATCTTCAGTGGCCAGCCAGGTGCTGCAGAATCGACTGCCGTTAAACCCCCAGCTATTTTCGGTCAAGTGCCTaacaccactgctgccactggACCCGCTGCAAGCATGGCAAAGCCATTGTTTGGACCACTCAATACTCCTGGGTTTGCAGCAACACCCAATGCTCAGTCAGGTGGTAACCCGGCCATATTCGGTGGGCCAGTTGCTACAGCAACTGCCACAACAAAACCAGCCGATGGAGCTAATGCCCAAAATACAAAGATATTCACTTTTGGTAAGACTCCAAGCACCCAGTCTGGTACTAGCCAAGGTTATGACTTCAGCGCTTCCATGGCAGGGACTTCACAGTTTAATTTTG GTCAAACAACTGCAATGTTCAATGTCGGTTCAGGAAGTACAGCCCCGAAAATGAGATCTAATAACAAAGCTCGACGGCGTGGTGGTAAAAAATAA